From a single Couchioplanes caeruleus genomic region:
- a CDS encoding ABC transporter ATP-binding protein — MSAPTDVIQIHELTKAFGTVRALDGLELTVRPGEVHGFLGPNGAGKSTTIRILLGLTRATGGHVELFGADPWRDAARLHRRLAYVAGDVALWPGLTGGQCLDVIGATHGGVDEKRRDRLIERFELDPTKRIRDYSKGNRQKVALVAALSAEAELLVLDEPTSGLDPLMEQAFQQCVRERKQDGVTVLLSSHLLDEVEALADRVSIVRRGRTVTTGTLADLRRHTRTAVHAVTARKPEDLAGAEGVADCVCERLDGHVDTRFTIDADHLDAMIGRLHAARIHTLTVTPPSLDALFLRSYGEALDAEEAGETLTQGAR, encoded by the coding sequence GTGAGTGCGCCCACCGATGTCATCCAGATCCACGAGCTCACCAAGGCGTTCGGCACAGTGCGCGCCCTGGATGGGCTGGAACTCACGGTCCGTCCGGGCGAGGTCCACGGTTTTCTCGGCCCCAACGGGGCGGGCAAGTCCACCACCATCCGCATCCTGCTCGGCCTGACCCGGGCCACCGGCGGCCACGTCGAACTGTTCGGTGCCGACCCCTGGCGGGACGCCGCCCGGCTGCACCGGCGTCTCGCCTACGTCGCCGGGGACGTCGCGTTGTGGCCCGGTCTGACCGGCGGCCAATGCCTCGACGTGATCGGCGCGACGCACGGCGGAGTCGACGAAAAGCGCCGGGACCGGCTGATCGAGCGCTTCGAACTCGATCCGACCAAGCGGATCCGGGACTACTCCAAAGGCAACCGCCAGAAGGTCGCCCTGGTGGCCGCATTGTCCGCGGAGGCGGAGCTGCTCGTCCTCGACGAGCCCACGTCCGGGCTCGACCCCCTGATGGAGCAGGCGTTCCAGCAGTGCGTACGCGAACGGAAGCAGGATGGCGTCACGGTGCTGCTCTCCAGTCACCTCCTCGACGAGGTCGAGGCGCTGGCCGACCGGGTCAGCATCGTTCGCCGGGGCCGGACCGTCACCACCGGCACCCTCGCCGACCTGCGCCGCCACACCCGGACCGCGGTGCACGCCGTCACCGCCCGCAAGCCCGAAGACCTCGCCGGCGCCGAGGGCGTGGCCGACTGCGTCTGTGAACGGTTGGACGGGCATGTCGACACCCGGTTCACGATCGACGCCGACCACCTGGACGCCATGATCGGCAGGCTGCACGCCGCCCGGATCCACACCCTGACCGTCACCCCGCCGAGCCTCGACGCGCTGTTCCTGCGCAGCTACGGCGAAGCCCTCGACGCGGAAGAGGCCGGCGAAACGCTCACCCAGGGTGCGCGATGA
- a CDS encoding TetR/AcrR family transcriptional regulator, which translates to MFSVLNMSSVADDGDLTAKANIRNAALRLFAERGPDAVTMREIAAAAGVSPALLVHHFGSKDGLRAAVDGYASRAFDSLFEMDERALAGALTGDNWVSVADLFARAFPHGSPLPAYLRRLLLVNDPAGAALFGRWYALTRRLLDSMTEMGAVRPGEDPAVRAAFFLANDLALILLRNQIAAAIGIDPLTPEGITRWAREVATVYTQGAFMTAPGEEPS; encoded by the coding sequence GTGTTTAGCGTTTTGAACATGAGTTCAGTCGCTGACGACGGTGACCTGACGGCCAAGGCAAACATTCGCAACGCCGCTCTGCGCCTGTTCGCTGAGCGTGGGCCCGATGCCGTCACGATGCGGGAGATCGCCGCGGCGGCCGGTGTTTCGCCGGCGCTCCTGGTGCATCACTTCGGCAGCAAGGACGGGTTGCGGGCGGCGGTGGACGGCTATGCCTCGCGGGCCTTCGACTCATTGTTCGAGATGGACGAGCGAGCCCTGGCCGGCGCGCTGACCGGGGACAACTGGGTGTCGGTTGCCGACTTGTTCGCGCGTGCCTTCCCGCACGGCTCGCCGCTGCCCGCGTACCTGCGCCGGCTGTTGCTCGTCAACGACCCGGCGGGCGCGGCGCTGTTCGGTCGTTGGTACGCGCTCACCCGCCGGCTGCTCGACTCCATGACCGAGATGGGCGCCGTCCGGCCGGGTGAAGACCCGGCGGTCCGTGCCGCGTTCTTCCTGGCCAACGACCTCGCACTGATCCTGTTGCGCAACCAGATCGCCGCCGCGATCGGAATCGACCCGCTCACGCCGGAGGGCATCACCCGCTGGGCCAGAGAGGTCGCCACCGTCTACACGCAGGGCGCGTTCATGACAGCGCCCGGGGAGGAGCCATCGTGA
- a CDS encoding DUF998 domain-containing protein, with protein MTALDPTTRRLLTCGVVGPPLFIIAFLVEESLRPGYDLLRQTVSELAIGRYGWQQIANFLVYGVLLLLFAAGLRRATRSVVLPALVVLVAVALIVSGLFVTDPVHTDPTSWHGTVHNIAAIPVFLGVPLLCLVVAVSSLRRRNWGWTVYSTVTAVAMLATIQGLASEAYAGLFQRITIVLGWAWLNLLALRVRAGHLAPSVPRGGEEGCSGSGRVLTDERG; from the coding sequence ATGACCGCACTCGATCCGACCACCCGCCGACTGCTGACTTGTGGCGTGGTCGGCCCGCCTCTGTTCATCATCGCGTTTCTCGTCGAGGAGTCGCTGAGACCGGGCTACGACCTGCTGCGCCAGACCGTCAGCGAACTCGCGATCGGCCGGTACGGCTGGCAGCAGATCGCCAACTTCCTCGTGTACGGCGTCCTGCTGCTCCTCTTTGCCGCGGGGCTGCGCCGCGCAACGAGAAGTGTGGTGTTGCCGGCCCTCGTCGTGCTGGTCGCCGTCGCGCTGATCGTGTCCGGCCTCTTCGTGACAGACCCGGTCCACACTGACCCCACCTCGTGGCACGGCACTGTGCACAACATCGCCGCCATACCGGTGTTCCTCGGCGTCCCGTTGCTGTGCCTCGTCGTGGCCGTGTCGTCGTTACGCCGAAGGAACTGGGGCTGGACGGTCTACAGCACCGTGACCGCGGTGGCGATGCTCGCCACCATCCAGGGCCTGGCAAGCGAGGCATACGCCGGGCTGTTCCAACGCATCACCATCGTTCTCGGCTGGGCCTGGCTCAACCTTCTCGCGCTCCGGGTGCGCGCCGGTCATCTGGCGCCCTCTGTGCCGAGAGGCGGTGAGGAGGGGTGTTCCGGATCCGGACGAGTTCTTACGGACGAACGCGGATGA
- a CDS encoding TetR/AcrR family transcriptional regulator, producing MVDPPVRSEGTRLTARGAATRERIVLAAAELMAVKGVAATTLDEVRVASGTSKSQLYHHFAAKEELVREVVNHQAGVVLERQYRLLQGVSSFAGLRRWRDAVLQRNELRSGAYGCEIGALAAELSDTDEAARQALAGHFATWERMLADGFRRMRDNGTLRADADPATLSVAVMAAVQGGYLLAQTAHDAEPMRVALDMALAHVESFEANTTGL from the coding sequence GTGGTCGACCCGCCGGTCAGGAGCGAGGGCACCCGGCTGACCGCACGCGGGGCGGCCACCCGGGAGCGCATCGTGCTGGCGGCCGCGGAGCTGATGGCCGTCAAGGGCGTCGCCGCCACCACCCTCGACGAGGTCCGGGTCGCGAGTGGCACCAGTAAGTCCCAGCTCTACCACCACTTCGCGGCCAAGGAGGAACTGGTCCGCGAGGTCGTGAACCATCAGGCCGGCGTGGTGCTGGAGCGTCAGTACCGGTTGCTGCAGGGCGTCAGCTCGTTCGCCGGCCTGCGCCGATGGCGCGACGCCGTGCTGCAGCGCAACGAGCTGCGCAGCGGAGCGTACGGATGTGAGATCGGCGCCCTCGCTGCCGAGCTGTCCGATACCGACGAGGCCGCCCGGCAGGCACTGGCCGGACACTTCGCCACCTGGGAACGAATGCTCGCAGATGGCTTCCGGCGGATGCGCGACAACGGCACGCTGCGCGCCGACGCCGATCCCGCGACGCTGTCCGTCGCGGTGATGGCCGCCGTCCAGGGCGGCTACCTGCTGGCTCAGACAGCGCACGACGCCGAGCCCATGCGGGTCGCCCTGGACATGGCGCTGGCGCACGTCGAGTCCTTCGAAGCGAACACAACTGGACTATAG
- a CDS encoding NADP-dependent oxidoreductase, with protein MKAIVVTDRAAGTAGMTLAERPEPPAAINDVVVEVHASGFVPTEIAWPSTWTDRADRDRTPSIPGHELAGVVTALGYGTTGLSVGQRVFGLTDWHRDGTLAEFVAVEARNLAPLPGDVDFTVGASLPISGLTAWQGLVEHGRLRAGQSVLVHGAAGAVGTMVTQLAREFGAYVIGTGRAGDRQKTLDFGAQEFVDLENDALEDVGGVDLVFDVIGGDIQKRSAGLVRAGGMLVTIVGPPEARPANGLAVDFVVEADRAQLGEIVRRVRDGRLRTNIGKVATLDDAVAALNPTERLEGKTIIRVRP; from the coding sequence ATGAAAGCGATCGTGGTGACGGACCGGGCTGCGGGAACGGCCGGGATGACGCTGGCGGAACGGCCGGAGCCGCCGGCAGCGATCAACGACGTCGTCGTCGAGGTTCACGCGTCGGGGTTCGTACCGACGGAGATCGCGTGGCCGTCCACCTGGACCGATCGAGCGGACCGTGACCGGACACCGTCGATCCCGGGGCATGAGCTGGCCGGAGTGGTCACCGCCCTCGGTTATGGCACGACGGGGCTGTCGGTGGGACAGCGGGTGTTCGGCCTCACGGACTGGCACCGCGACGGCACCCTGGCCGAGTTCGTGGCGGTCGAAGCGCGCAACCTTGCGCCGCTGCCGGGCGACGTCGATTTCACGGTGGGCGCGAGCCTGCCGATCTCGGGCCTGACCGCGTGGCAGGGACTGGTCGAGCACGGCCGCCTTCGGGCGGGGCAGAGTGTGCTCGTGCACGGCGCGGCCGGCGCAGTCGGGACGATGGTGACGCAGCTCGCTCGTGAGTTCGGTGCGTACGTGATCGGCACCGGACGCGCTGGCGACCGTCAGAAGACGCTCGACTTCGGCGCGCAGGAGTTCGTCGACCTCGAGAACGACGCTCTGGAGGACGTGGGCGGCGTCGACCTGGTTTTCGATGTCATCGGCGGAGACATCCAGAAGCGATCCGCCGGCCTGGTCCGCGCCGGAGGAATGCTGGTGACCATCGTCGGGCCGCCCGAGGCCCGGCCCGCGAACGGCCTGGCGGTCGACTTCGTCGTCGAGGCCGATCGCGCTCAATTGGGCGAGATCGTCCGGCGCGTGCGGGACGGGCGGCTGCGGACGAACATCGGCAAGGTCGCGACGCTCGACGATGCCGTCGCCGCCCTCAACCCGACCGAGCGCCTCGAGGGGAAGACGATCATCCGCGTTCGTCCGTAA
- a CDS encoding IS5 family transposase, whose amino-acid sequence MSSRRGYPSDLTDAQWDLVKGLLPEPSGDGRPEKHPRREIVNAILYLVRSGCPWRYLPADLPPWQTVYWYFVRWEEAGVTESLLTVLRVKARVAQGRAAEPSAGVLDSQSVKGADTVGRDSRGYDAGKKINGRKRFIVTDTAGLLITACVLAASWQDRDGGKTALLGLYLTSPVRHVFADSGFAGRFVDWAADRLRTTVEIVRKPADQRGFAVQPRRWVVERTLAWLTAHRRLARDYERDPAVSEALIRWAAINGMLRRITRGHPSRRQSRRALTRI is encoded by the coding sequence GTGTCATCGCGCCGTGGGTACCCGTCCGACCTGACCGACGCCCAGTGGGACCTCGTCAAAGGCCTCCTTCCTGAGCCCAGCGGCGACGGACGGCCCGAGAAACATCCACGCCGCGAGATCGTCAACGCGATCCTCTACCTGGTGCGGTCGGGCTGTCCGTGGCGGTATCTGCCAGCGGACCTGCCGCCTTGGCAGACGGTGTACTGGTATTTCGTCCGGTGGGAGGAGGCCGGGGTGACGGAGAGCCTGCTGACCGTGTTGCGGGTCAAGGCCCGGGTGGCGCAGGGCCGCGCTGCGGAGCCCTCGGCCGGGGTGCTGGACTCGCAGAGCGTCAAGGGCGCCGACACCGTCGGACGCGACTCGCGTGGCTACGACGCCGGCAAGAAGATCAACGGCAGGAAACGGTTCATCGTCACCGACACCGCCGGGCTGCTGATCACCGCCTGCGTCCTGGCCGCCTCGTGGCAGGACCGCGACGGCGGCAAGACCGCCCTGCTCGGTCTCTATCTGACCAGCCCGGTCCGGCACGTCTTCGCCGATTCCGGGTTCGCCGGCCGGTTCGTCGACTGGGCCGCCGACCGGCTGCGAACCACCGTGGAGATCGTGCGAAAACCCGCTGACCAGCGCGGCTTCGCGGTGCAACCGCGCCGCTGGGTCGTCGAACGAACTCTGGCCTGGCTCACCGCCCACCGCCGCCTGGCCCGTGACTACGAACGCGACCCCGCCGTCTCCGAAGCCCTCATCCGCTGGGCAGCCATCAACGGCATGCTCCGCCGGATCACCCGCGGACACCCATCACGACGCCAATCCCGCCGCGCCCTGACCCGCATCTGA
- a CDS encoding ABC transporter permease, translating into MNAAASSPHELGTMVRIVWRTRRRGILVWIIALAASMTGTAAAVAGLYDTPAKIRTYAEAVTAGSALAAINGHVEGIDSLGGVIQDEFGFLASFLLPLLGIGVVAGSTRREEESGRLETILGGRIARHQPTLAALMVAASAVLVTSILFAAGLVLLEVPVSGAILYSAALGALAFVFAGLAALLAQLVLHTRGIYTWSLIVLAAAYVLRGVGDTTLGWLTWLSPLGWAEKTAPFDDQRWWVLVVPAVAGLASGGAAVRLAARRDVGSALLRGGSGPARAARRGPVGFAAWIHRPAIAGWLAGGILLTAMMGSLSQQFLDAMAGNPALAEAIGIRGGRPLDGFIAVTQLYLAIIGTGYVIQAIGTLRTEEAEGRLETRLAGTLSRLRWLAAHSVIIAAGLILIVVGSSAVLALSTAWSLGNTDEFTTTMAAGLAYLPSELVPAGLALVLFGLWPRGIGLAWAGYALATFISILGPGLELAQWVLDLAPATHVGNPPLGTVDAGGLAALMVAAVALALAGFSAFHRRDIPRA; encoded by the coding sequence ATGAATGCCGCCGCTTCCTCTCCGCACGAACTGGGCACGATGGTCCGGATCGTCTGGCGCACGCGCCGCCGCGGCATCCTCGTCTGGATCATCGCCCTCGCGGCGAGCATGACGGGCACGGCCGCCGCGGTCGCCGGCCTCTACGACACCCCGGCCAAGATCCGTACCTATGCCGAGGCGGTCACCGCAGGCAGCGCGCTGGCCGCCATCAACGGCCACGTCGAGGGTATCGACAGTCTCGGCGGAGTCATCCAGGACGAGTTCGGGTTCCTCGCCTCGTTTCTGCTCCCGCTGTTGGGCATCGGGGTGGTCGCCGGCTCGACGCGCCGCGAGGAGGAGTCGGGCCGGCTCGAGACGATCCTCGGCGGCCGGATCGCCCGGCATCAGCCGACTCTTGCCGCCCTCATGGTGGCGGCCTCGGCGGTCCTCGTCACGTCGATCCTCTTTGCCGCCGGGCTGGTGCTCCTGGAGGTCCCGGTGTCCGGGGCGATCCTCTACAGCGCGGCGCTCGGCGCGCTGGCGTTCGTCTTCGCCGGGCTCGCGGCGCTGCTGGCGCAACTCGTGCTGCACACCCGAGGGATATATACGTGGAGCCTGATCGTGCTGGCTGCGGCCTACGTCCTGCGTGGGGTCGGCGACACGACCCTCGGCTGGTTGACGTGGCTGTCCCCGCTGGGCTGGGCGGAGAAGACAGCACCGTTCGATGACCAGCGGTGGTGGGTGCTCGTCGTCCCGGCCGTCGCGGGCCTCGCCTCGGGCGGCGCGGCCGTGCGGCTGGCCGCGCGCCGCGACGTCGGCAGCGCGCTGCTGCGTGGCGGCTCCGGCCCGGCGCGGGCGGCCCGGCGAGGGCCGGTCGGTTTCGCGGCCTGGATCCACCGCCCGGCAATCGCCGGCTGGCTGGCGGGCGGGATCCTGCTCACTGCGATGATGGGCTCGCTGTCCCAACAGTTCCTCGACGCGATGGCCGGCAACCCCGCGCTGGCCGAGGCCATCGGCATCCGAGGTGGTCGGCCGTTGGACGGCTTCATCGCCGTGACCCAGCTCTATCTGGCGATCATCGGGACCGGGTACGTCATCCAGGCGATCGGCACGCTCCGCACCGAGGAGGCCGAGGGCCGCCTGGAGACCCGACTCGCCGGCACTCTCTCCCGCCTCCGTTGGCTGGCAGCCCACAGCGTCATCATCGCGGCCGGGCTGATACTCATCGTCGTCGGCTCGTCCGCGGTCCTTGCACTGTCGACCGCCTGGTCCCTCGGCAACACGGACGAATTCACCACCACCATGGCAGCCGGCCTGGCTTATCTGCCGTCCGAACTCGTACCCGCCGGTCTCGCCCTCGTACTGTTCGGCCTGTGGCCCCGCGGCATCGGATTGGCCTGGGCCGGATACGCCCTCGCGACCTTCATCTCCATTCTCGGCCCCGGCCTTGAACTCGCGCAGTGGGTACTCGACCTTGCCCCTGCAACGCATGTCGGCAACCCTCCACTGGGAACGGTCGATGCCGGTGGCCTCGCAGCGCTCATGGTCGCCGCCGTCGCGCTCGCGCTGGCCGGGTTCAGCGCCTTCCACCGCCGCGACATACCACGTGCTTGA
- a CDS encoding response regulator transcription factor → MNLHPVRVVVVDDDPMVCAHLRTILESAADIRIVEVAHDGAAGLDAVIRHRPDLVLMDLRMPGVDGLVATTRIVALPKPPVVVALTTFDADRHVLAALRAGAAGYVLKSTPPRDLIALVRVAAAGHTVLPPGTTKGLLAGVARSALPDGLTERDIEVLTCLGEGLSNAQIGARLHLTEQTVKGYVSRVLTKLCCANRTQAGLLAQRYGLGVQ, encoded by the coding sequence ATGAACCTGCATCCGGTGCGCGTGGTCGTCGTCGACGACGATCCGATGGTCTGCGCCCACCTGCGCACCATCCTGGAGTCCGCCGCAGACATCCGGATCGTCGAGGTCGCACACGACGGCGCGGCCGGACTGGACGCCGTGATCCGGCATCGGCCCGATCTCGTGCTCATGGACCTGCGGATGCCGGGTGTGGACGGGCTGGTCGCCACCACCCGGATCGTCGCATTGCCGAAGCCGCCGGTGGTCGTCGCGCTGACCACATTCGACGCGGACCGGCACGTCCTCGCCGCTCTCCGCGCGGGCGCGGCGGGCTACGTGCTGAAGTCGACACCACCCCGGGACCTCATCGCGCTGGTCCGGGTGGCCGCGGCCGGACACACGGTCCTCCCGCCCGGCACGACCAAGGGACTTCTGGCCGGAGTGGCACGGTCGGCCCTGCCCGACGGGCTGACGGAGCGGGACATCGAGGTACTGACCTGTCTCGGCGAGGGCCTGTCCAACGCACAGATCGGCGCCCGGCTTCATCTGACCGAGCAGACCGTCAAGGGATACGTGTCCCGGGTGCTCACCAAGCTCTGCTGCGCCAACCGGACCCAGGCGGGACTGCTCGCGCAGCGCTACGGCCTGGGCGTGCAGTGA
- a CDS encoding sensor histidine kinase — translation MRRHAMVDAVTVGLAAMVGLLLMYGPAAAFRPYGPGGVAVLAAFAVALWWRRSAPGAVAWIVAGLSIALVLVEALVPGSVLRPSAGQLTVLVAPAAPFAAYAVALYAGRSRAAWLAVAVLTAVATAPWLASPGRFRSGLLLIGIPVLLGLYAGARRRLLEALRDRAERAERERDLRAAEAVTRERARLTAEMHDVVSHRVSLIVLEAGALGLTSADATTLAAAERIRAAGCSALDELRELVRVLPEPDDHEDAPQPLPDLAPLVAAAQTAGTQVEVVELGIPVPVAPIVGRTVYRLVQEGLTNVRKHAAGAPAQLRLAHGEKGLDLSIRNLAATVPPDPALAASGSGTGLLGLRQRIELVGGSFTAGPCADGGFEVRAEFPGLPDR, via the coding sequence ATGCGCCGGCACGCGATGGTCGACGCGGTCACGGTTGGTCTGGCCGCGATGGTCGGTCTGCTGCTCATGTACGGGCCCGCTGCGGCATTTCGCCCGTACGGCCCAGGCGGAGTGGCGGTTCTGGCCGCGTTCGCCGTCGCGCTGTGGTGGCGCCGTTCGGCCCCGGGCGCGGTGGCCTGGATCGTGGCGGGCCTCAGCATCGCCCTCGTGCTCGTGGAGGCGCTGGTGCCGGGCTCGGTGCTGCGCCCCTCCGCGGGGCAGTTGACCGTGCTGGTCGCTCCGGCGGCTCCATTCGCCGCGTACGCCGTGGCGTTGTATGCGGGCCGCAGCCGCGCGGCCTGGCTCGCCGTCGCTGTCCTCACCGCTGTCGCCACCGCTCCCTGGCTGGCATCACCCGGGCGCTTCCGGAGCGGCTTGCTGCTGATCGGGATCCCCGTCCTCCTCGGCCTCTACGCGGGAGCCCGCCGCCGCCTTCTCGAGGCACTGCGGGATCGGGCCGAACGGGCCGAGCGCGAGCGGGACCTGCGCGCCGCCGAGGCCGTCACGCGGGAACGCGCGCGGCTGACCGCCGAGATGCATGACGTCGTCTCGCACCGCGTCAGCCTGATCGTCCTCGAGGCCGGGGCGCTCGGCCTCACCTCGGCCGATGCCACCACGCTGGCGGCGGCCGAACGGATCAGGGCGGCGGGCTGCAGCGCGCTGGACGAGCTTCGCGAACTTGTCCGCGTGCTGCCGGAACCGGACGACCACGAGGACGCGCCGCAGCCGCTGCCTGACCTCGCACCGCTGGTGGCCGCCGCGCAGACCGCCGGTACGCAGGTCGAGGTCGTCGAGCTGGGCATACCGGTCCCGGTTGCGCCGATCGTCGGGCGGACCGTGTACCGGCTCGTCCAGGAAGGGCTGACGAACGTGCGTAAACACGCGGCGGGCGCGCCCGCACAGCTACGACTCGCGCACGGCGAGAAAGGGCTGGACCTGTCGATCCGAAACCTCGCCGCGACCGTGCCACCCGACCCGGCGCTTGCCGCGAGCGGCTCGGGTACGGGACTGCTGGGCCTGCGCCAACGCATCGAGCTGGTCGGCGGCTCGTTCACCGCCGGCCCGTGCGCGGACGGCGGCTTCGAAGTGCGCGCCGAGTTTCCGGGACTGCCGGACCGATGA